The following proteins come from a genomic window of Sesamum indicum cultivar Zhongzhi No. 13 linkage group LG10, S_indicum_v1.0, whole genome shotgun sequence:
- the LOC105172459 gene encoding S-adenosylmethionine synthase 1-like encodes MDTFLFTSESVNEGHPDKLCDQISDAVLDACLEQDPDSKVACETCTKTDMVMVFGEITTKANVDYEKIVRDTCRNIGFTSDDVGLDADKCKVLVNIEQQSPDIAQGVHGHLTKRPEEIGAGDQGHMFGYATDETPEYMPLSHVLATKLGARLTEVRKDGTCPWLRPDGKTQVTVEYYNDNGAMVPIRVHTVLISTQHDETVTNDEIAKDLKEHVIKPVIPEKYLDEKTIFHLNPSGRFVIGGPHGDAGLTGRKIIIDTYGGWGAHGGGAFSGKDPTKVDRSGAYIVRQAAKSIVANGLARRCIVQVSYAIGVPEPLSVFVDTYGTGKIPDKEILKIVKENFDFRPGMISINLDLKRGNNGRFLKTAAYGHFGRDDPDFTWEVVKPLKWEKPQN; translated from the coding sequence ATGGACACCTTCCTCTTTACCTCTGAATCTGTGAACGAAGGTCACCCAGACAAGCTCTGTGATCAGATATCTGATGCAGTACTTGATGCCTGCTTGGAACAAGACCCTGATAGCAAAGTTGCCTGCGAGACTTGCACCAAGACCGACATGGTAATGGTCTTTGGCGAGATCACAACCAAGGCCAATGTAGACTATGAAAAGATCGTCCGAGACACCTGCCGTAATATAGGATTTACATCCGATGATGTTGGCCTTGATGCTGACAAGTGCAAGGTCCTGGTCAACATCGAGCAACAGAGCCCTGATATTGCTCAAGGTGTCCATGGCCACCTGACCAAGCGGCCTGAAGAGATTGGTGCTGGTGATCAGGGACACATGTTTGGTTATGCCACTGATGAGACCCCTGAGTACATGCCGCTCAGCCATGTGCTTGCCACTAAATTAGGCGCTCGTCTGACAGAAGTCCGCAAGGACGGCACATGTCCCTGGTTGAGACCTGACGGCAAAACCCAAGTAACAGTAGAGTACTACAATGATAATGGTGCCATGGTTCCAATTAGGGTGCACACGGTTCTGATCTCGACTCAGCATGACGAGACAGTTACTAATGACGAGATAGCCAAGGATCTTAAAGAGCATGTTATTAAGCCTGTCATCCCTGAGAAGTACCTTGATGAAAAGACAATCTTCCACCTCAACCCTTCTGGTCGGTTTGTTATTGGCGGGCCTCATGGTGATGCTGGCCTCACTGGtcgtaaaattattattgacacaTATGGTGGTTGGGGTGCCCATGGTGGCGGGGCCTTCTCTGGGAAGGACCCAACTAAGGTCGATCGCAGTGGTGCCTACATCGTTAGGCAGGCTGCCAAGAGCATCGTTGCCAATGGCCTTGCTCGTAGGTGCATAGTTCAGGTCTCGTATGCAATTGGTGTGCCTGAGCCCTTATCTGTTTTTGTCGACACTTATGGCACTGGAAAGATCCCGGACAAGGAAATTTTGAAGATTGTGAAGGAAAACTTCGATTTCAGGCCTGGCATGATCTCTATCAACTTGGATTTGAAGAGGGGTAACAACGGGAGGTTCTTGAAAACAGCAGCATACGGCCACTTCGGAAGGGATGACCCTGACTTCACATGGGAAGTCGTTAAGCCTCTCAAATGGGAGAAGCCACAAAACTAG
- the LOC105172458 gene encoding pleiotropic drug resistance protein 3 (The sequence of the model RefSeq protein was modified relative to this genomic sequence to represent the inferred CDS: added 26 bases not found in genome assembly) encodes MAQLIGTDEIEAVRIELAEIGRSLRSSFRQSASFFRSNSALSSSARTNDLDDEVISQWAAVERLPTYNRLRSSLFDENGGNEGKKVVDVTKLGGPEKHMFIERLIRHIEHDNLKLLHKMRRRIDKVGVKLPTIEVRYANLRVEAECQVVEGKPLPTLWNTLKSMLSTVTRLPGLPSQDAHIHIIKDVSGVIRPGRITLLLGPPGCGKTTLLKALSGNLDKSLKVTGEISYNGYKLEEFVAQKTSAYISQHDVHIPEMTVRETLDFSAHCQGIGSRADIMAEVSRREKEAKIVPDPDVDTYMKAISVEGQKTTLQTDYILKILGLDICADTIFGDAMRRGISGGQKKRLTTAEMLVGPTKAFFMDEISNGLDSSTTYQIISCLQQLAHITDATILVSLLQPAPETFDLFDDIMLMGEGKIVYHGPRSDVLEFFSSCGFKCPERKGVADFLQEVISRKDQEQYWHDTQKSYRYVSLDTFARKFTESPQGKKLSEDLSSPFDKSMSHKSAICFSKYSLPKWTLFKACMSRENLLMKRNSFIYVFKAFQVLFIAFVAMTVFLRTQMHVDLIHANNYMGALFYTLVILLIDGIPELSMTVARLEVFYKQRDLFFYPAWAFAIPNAIIKIPLSLLAAVVWTSVTYYTIGYSPEAGRFFRQMLLVFFVHLASISLFRFLASVFRGLVASATAGSVALLFALLFSGFMIPRPSMPAWLKWAFWVSPLSYGEIGFAVNEFLAPRWQKELPGNTTIGHQTLENRGLDFAGEYFWISIGALFGITMLLNVGFALALTFSKPPGSRVIISSEKLSQLQGSKEQDDEAQKTEEQTSKVSPPNTTSKSNTDKMVLPFEPLSIVFQEVQYYVETPAAMKERGFTQDRLQLLCDITGAFRPGVLTALMGVSGAGKTTLLDVLSGRKTSGIVEGEIRIGGYPKVQSTFARISGYCEQTDIHSPQITVEESVIFSAWLRLHPHIDTKTKYEFVKEVLETIELDGIKDALVGLPGVSGLSTEQRKRLTIAVELVANPSIIFMDEPTTGLDARAAAIVMRAVKNVANTGRTIVCTIHQPSIDIFEAFDELVLLKAGGRMIYCGPLGRYSSKVIEYFESISGVPRIKDNYNPATWMLEVSSTSSEAELGIDFAEIYKNSALHESNKELVRKLSKPAPGSKDLHFPTRYSQNGWVQFKTCLWKQHWSYWRSPSYNLMRSLHMLFASLLYGLLFWGQAKKIHNQQSLFTLLGSMYSSTLFCGINNASSILAYVNIERTVFYREKFSGMYAPWAYSTAQVIVEIPYLLAQTLAFTVITYPMIGYEWSAPKVFWYFYTMLCTLLYFTYLGMMLIAITPSFMIAAISQSGVYTLLNLFSGFLIPSKQIPKWWVWFYYVMPTSWSLNAMLTSQFGDVGKQIVVFGQTKTVSAFLNDYFGYRHDRLPLVAVMLIMFPILFASIFTFCISKLNFQKR; translated from the exons AATCGAGGCGGTCAGGATTGAGCTAGCAGAGATTGGAAGGAGCTTGAGGTCGTCGTTCCGGCAGAGTGCATCGTTCTTTCGTAGCAATTCGGCTTTAAGTTCATCGGCTAGGACTAATGATCTTGATGACGAGGTTATCTCACAGTGGGCTGCAGTCGAGAGGCTGCCGACTTACAACAGGCTGAGATCTTCGTTGTTCGATGAAAATGGTGGGAATGAAGGGAAGAAGGTGGTTGATGTTACTAAGCTTGGTGGCCCTGAGAAGCATATGTTCATAGAGAGGCTAATTAGACATATTGAACATGACAACTTGAAGCTGTTGCATAAAATGAGGAGAAGAATTGATAA AGTTGGTGTAAAGCTTCCCACGATTGAGGTCAGATACGCCAATCTGCGTGTAGAAGCTGAGTGTCAGGTCGTCGAAGGGAAGCCCCTTCCGACTCTCTGGAATACTCTGAAAAGCATGCTTTCG ACCGTCACCCGGCTGCCTGGTTTACCATCACAAGATGCCCACATCCACATCATTAAGGACGTTAGTGGTGTCATTAGGCCTGGAAG AATTACCCTATTACTTGGTCCTCCAGGGTGTGGGAAGACTACACTGTTGAAAGCTCTATCAGGGAACTTGGACAAATCACTCAAG GTTACTGGTGAGATTTCATACAATGGATATAAACTGGAGGAGTTTGTAGCACAGAAAACTTCGGCTTACATCAGCCAACATGATGTGCACATCCCGGAAATGACTGTCAGGGAAACGCTCGATTTTTCAGCTCATTGTCAGGGAATTGGTAGCAGAGCAG ATATTATGGCCGAGGTTAGCAGACGGGAGAAAGAAGCCAAAATCGTCCCTGATCCTGATGTTGATACTTACATGAAG GCAATTTCTGTGGAAGGACAAAAGACAACGCTTCAGACAGACTACATATTGAAG ATTCTTGGCCTTGATATCTGTGCCGACACAATCTTTGGCGATGCAATGAGAAGAGGCATCTCAGGAGGCCAGAAGAAGAGACTGACAACAG CCGAGATGCTTGTTGGGCCGACAAAAGCTTTCTTTATGGATGAAATCTCAAATGGCCTCGACAGCTCGACCACGTATCAGATTATTTCTTGCCTTCAACAACTAGCCCACATCACAGATGCTACAATACTCGTTTCACTTCTCCAGCCAGCACCAGAAACGTTTGATCTCTTTGACGACATTATGTTGATGGGAGAAGGTAAAATAGTCTATCATGGACCACGAAGCGAtgttttagaatttttcagtAGCTGCGGATTTAAGTGCCCTGAAAGGAAAGGAGTGGCTGATTTTCTCCAGGAG GTTATCTCTAGAAAAGATCAAGAACAGTACTGGCATGACACTCAGAAATCCTATCGTTACGTCTCTCTAGATACATTTGCAAGGAAATTTACGGAGTCTCCTCAAGGGAAGAAGCTCTCTGAGGACCTCTCGTCGCCATTTGATAAGTCCATGAGCCACAAGAGTGCCATTTGTTTCAGCAAGTATTCTCTTCCTAAGTGGACTCTATTTAAGGCCTGTATGTCAAGAGAAAATCTTCTCATGAAGAGGAATTCTTTCATTTATGTATTCAAAGCCTTTCAG GTTCTCTTCATTGCATTTGTTGCTATGACAGTGTTCTTGAGGACGCAGATGCACGTTGATCTTATCCACGCCAATAATTACATGGGAGCTCTGTTTTACACTCTCGTCATTCTTCTAATAGATGGAATACCCGAACTCTCAATGACAGTTGCAAGACTTGAAGTTTTCTACAAACAGAGAGACTTGTTCTTCTATCCAGCCTGGGCATTTGCTATCCCGAATGCCATTATCAAGATTCCTCTCTCATTGTTGGCGGCCGTGGTGTGGACGTCCGTCACTTATTACACTATTGGGTACAGCCCGGAGGCTGGAAG GTTTTTCCGGCAAATGCTGTTGGTATTTTTTGTGCATTTGGCTTCGATATCTTTGTTTCGTTTCTTGGCATCTGTCTTCCGAGGCCTGGTTGCATCTGCAACAGCCGGTAGTGTGGCATTATTGTTTGCATTGTTGTTCAGTGGCTTCATGATCCCGAGAC CATCGATGCCCGCTTGGTTAAAATGGGCATTTTGGGTTTCTCCGCTGTCGTATGGGGAGATAGGATTTGCAGTGAATGAATTCCTCGCTCCAAGATGGCAAAAG GAGCTGCCTGGAAATACAACTATAGGACATCAAACACTTGAAAACCGCGGTCTAGACTTTGCTGGAGAATACTTCTGGATATCAATTGGAGCCTTGTTCGGAATAACAATGCTTCTGAATGTTGGATTTGCATTGGCCTTAACTTTCTCGAAAC CTCCTGGTTCTCGCGTTATTATTTCAAGCGAAAAGCTCTCCCAACTACAAGGAAGTAAAGAGCAGGACGATGAAGCTCAGAAGACAGAAGAACAAACCTCGAAGGTTTCTCCTCCTAATACCACTTCAAAATCTAATACAG ACAAAATGGTCTTACCCTTTGAACCACTAAGCATTGTGTTTCAAGAGGTGCAATATTACGTTGAAACCCCCGCG GCGATGAAAGAGCGCGGTTTCACACAGGACAGGCTTCAGCTTCTATGTGATATCACCGGTGCGTTCAGGCCCGGTGTGCTCACAGCACTAATGGGCGTAAGCGGAGCAGGGAAAACAACTCTTCTTGATGTACTTTCCGGTAGAAAGACCAGTGGAATTGTCGAAGGAGAAATCAGAATTGGAGGCTACCCTAAAGTTCAAAGCACGTTTGCTCGCATTTCAGGTTACTGTGAACAAACTGACATACATTCACCTCAAATAACAGTTGAGGAATCGGTCATCTTTTCTGCTTGGCTACGTCTTCATCCACATATCGATACAAAGACGAAATAC GAGTTTGTAAAAGAAGTTCTTGAAACAATTGAGCTTGATGGAATAAAAGATGCATTAGTGGGCTTGCCTGGTGTCAGTGGCCTATCGACTGAGCAACGCAAACGTCTCACGATAGCTGTGGAGCTTGTTGCTAACCCGTCAATTATCTTTATGGACGAGCCGACAACTGGGCTGGATGCCAGAGCAGCTGCAATCGTTATGCGAGCAGTAAAGAATGTGGCGAATACTGGGAGAACCATTGTTTGCACCATACATCAACCGAGTATCGACATATTTGAAGCATTTGATGAG TTAGTACTCCTGAAAGCTGGCGGCCGCATGATCTACTGCGGACCATTAGGGCGGTACTCCTCTAAAGTGATAGAATATTTTGAG AGCATCTCCGGTGTGCCAAGAATCAAAGATAACTATAATCCAGCTACATGGATGTTGGAGGTCAGTTCCACTTCTTCAGAAGCTGAACTTGGCATAGACTTTGCCGAGATTTACAAGAATTCAGCCCTGCACGA GAGCAACAAGGAACTGGTGAGAAAGCTGAGCAAACCAGCTCCTGGTTCAAAAGATCTGCATTTCCCTACCCGCTACTCGCAAAATGGTTGGGTTCAGTTCAAAACCTGCCTTTGGAAGCAGCACTGGTCTTACTGGAGAAGTCCTTCATACAACTTGATGCGATCACTTCATATGCTCTTCGCCTCTTTACTCTACGGCCTCCTTTTCTGGGGTCAAGCGAAGAAAAT ACATAATCAGCAGAGTCTGTTCACTCTGCTTGGTTCGATGTATAGTTCAACGCTCTTCTGTGGCATAAACAACGCCTCGTCAATTCTTGCGTATGTCAACATAGAGCGAACTGTTTTCTATAGAGAAAAGTTTTCTGGAATGTATGCTCCGTGGGCTTATTCAACTGCTCAG GTGATAGTAGAGATCCCATATCTCTTGGCACAAACACTTGCCTTCACAGTCATCACATATCCGATGATCGGATATGAATGGTCAGCGCCTAAAGTGTTTTGGTACTTCTATACTATGCTATGTACGCTGCTATACTTCACTTATCTCGGGATGATGTTGATCGCCATAACCCCAAGCTTCATGATAGCTGCCATTTCACAGTCTGGCGTTTACACACTGCTCAATCTGTTTTCTGGATTCTTGATTCCTAGTAAG CAAATTCCCAAGTGGTGGGTCTGGTTTTACTATGTGATGCCGACTTCTTGGTCGCTAAATGCCATGCTCACTTCACAGTTTGGAGACGTAGGAAAGCAAATTGTAGTGTTTGGACAGACCAAAACAGTGTCGGCCTTTCTGAACGACTATTTTGGATATCGGCATGATAGGTTACCTCTTGTTGCTGTAATGTTGATTATGTTCCCTATTCTCTTTGCTTCTATCTTTACATTTTGCATTAGCAAATTGAACTTTCAAAAGAGGTAG